In a single window of the Arachis hypogaea cultivar Tifrunner chromosome 6, arahy.Tifrunner.gnm2.J5K5, whole genome shotgun sequence genome:
- the LOC140173690 gene encoding uncharacterized protein has protein sequence MAIRNQAPIAAADNMITFLPEDCQHGTSAEDAPFVISARIGTGLVRRILVDTGADSNIFFRGAFDKLGLQNNNLQTHRHGVTGLGDNFLKPDGSITLPITVGTSNQKKTILSEFVVLKDSTAYKVILGRKKINDFSAVIFTKYLLMKFRTDDGSVGTIHGERKVTAECDNTSLALRKKSRDAAGIFLADLDARQDGQPRPEPEGDMEKLQIGPTREEYTFINRNLPYDLKEELSQLLKQNRDLFAFTPTDMPGINPDLMSHHRAVDPQAKPVAQRRRKMSPDRAAEVKKQVKALLEANFIREIPYTTWLANVVLVRKSNGKW, from the coding sequence ATGGCTATCAGAAACCAAGCTCCAATCGCCGCGGCCGACAATATGATAACGTTCTTGCCAGAGGACTGCCAACACGGCACCTCAGCCGAAGATGCCCCCTTCGTCATCTCAGCCAGAATTGGAACAGGACTAGTACGAAGGATACTGGTAGACACCGGCGCAGACTCCAACATCTTTTTCCGaggagccttcgacaagctcgggctCCAGAACAACAATCTCCAAACACACCGCCACGGCGTCACGGGCCTCGGTGATAACTTTCTCAAACCAGATGGCTCAATTACCCTCCCCATCACCGTAGGAACAAGCAATCAGAAAAAGACAATCCTATCCGAATTCGtagtcctaaaagactccacagCCTATAAAGTGATTCtcggaagaaaaaaaattaatgacttcTCTGCagtcatctttaccaaatacctcctcATGAAGTTCAGAACCGACGACGGCTCCGTCGGTACCATCCACGGAGAACGAAAGGTCACAGccgaatgcgacaacaccagcctagccCTAAGAAAGAAATCCCGGGATGCGGCCGGGATATTCCTAGCCGACCTAGATGCGCGACAAGATGGCCAACCTAGGCCAGAACCAGAAGGAGACATGGAAAAACTACAAATAGGGCCAACCAGAGAGGAATACACCTTCATCAATAGAAACCTCCCATACGACCTCAAAGAAGAACTCTCCCAACTCCTGAAACAGAACAGAGACTTATTCGCATTCACACCAACCGATATGCCGGGAATTAACCCCGACCTAATGTCCCACCATCGAGCCGTGGACCCCCAAGCTAAGCCAGTGGCACAAAGGAGACGAAAAATGTCACCAGACCGAGCCGCCGAAGTCAAAAAACAAGTCAAAGCCCTACTCGAAGCCAACTTCATCCGGGAAATCCCCTACACgacctggctagccaacgtcgtactaGTACGGAAATCTAATGGGAAATGgtga